A single genomic interval of Blattabacterium sp. (Nauphoeta cinerea) harbors:
- the metF gene encoding methylenetetrahydrofolate reductase [NAD(P)H], whose protein sequence is MKVTEHIARAKKSLFSFEILPPLRGRDIKDIFSTLDPLMEFCPPFIDVTYHREEFIYVEKDNGLLQRRKISRRPGTVGICAAIMNKYGIDAVPHLICGGFSKQMTENALIDLNFLGIDNVLVLRGDPLKSEKNFIAQKDGHKHAIELVKQVQNLNIGKYIDKTFVEEKKSTSFDFCIGIAGYPEKHLEAPNIESDLFFLKKKVEAGADYIVTQMFFDNKKFFSFVERCRLEGISVPIIPGIKPISSKKQLNGLPSRFYLNIPNELVKEIEKEKDKKNISHIGIEWAIHQSQELKNSGVEVIHYYTMDKPENIYKIVQAIY, encoded by the coding sequence ATGAAAGTGACGGAGCACATAGCTAGAGCAAAAAAAAGTTTATTTTCTTTTGAAATCTTACCCCCTTTAAGAGGACGTGATATAAAAGATATTTTTTCTACCTTAGATCCATTAATGGAATTTTGTCCTCCCTTTATTGATGTGACTTATCATCGTGAAGAATTTATCTATGTAGAAAAAGATAATGGACTTTTACAAAGAAGAAAAATTTCAAGACGGCCAGGAACAGTAGGGATCTGTGCTGCTATTATGAATAAATATGGAATTGATGCAGTTCCTCATCTAATTTGTGGAGGGTTTAGCAAACAAATGACTGAAAATGCTTTAATAGATCTAAATTTTTTAGGAATCGATAATGTTTTAGTTCTAAGAGGGGATCCATTAAAATCAGAAAAAAATTTTATTGCACAAAAAGATGGACACAAACATGCAATAGAATTAGTGAAACAAGTTCAAAATTTGAATATAGGAAAATATATTGATAAAACTTTTGTAGAAGAAAAAAAATCTACATCATTTGATTTCTGTATTGGAATCGCAGGATACCCAGAAAAACATTTAGAAGCTCCAAATATAGAAAGTGATTTATTTTTTCTGAAAAAAAAAGTAGAAGCAGGAGCTGACTATATTGTGACTCAAATGTTTTTTGATAATAAAAAATTTTTTTCTTTTGTGGAAAGATGTAGATTAGAGGGAATTTCTGTCCCAATCATTCCTGGTATTAAACCTATTTCTTCTAAAAAACAATTAAACGGTCTTCCATCTCGTTTCTATTTAAATATACCTAATGAATTAGTAAAAGAAATAGAAAAAGAAAAAGATAAAAAAAATATATCTCATATTGGAATTGAATGGGCGATTCATCAATCTCAAGAATTAAAAAATTCTGGGGTAGAAGTCATTCATTATTATACCATGGATAAACCAGAAAATATTTACAAAATTGTTCAAGCTATTTATTGA
- the hisF gene encoding imidazole glycerol phosphate synthase subunit HisF: protein MLAKRIIPCLDIKNGRTVKGVNFRYLKDAGDPIKLACWYTKQGADELIFLDITATNEKRKTLISLVKDISRHINIPFTVGGGIKEEKDVELLLNAGADKISINTAAFKNPNLLESFSKRFGSQCIVLAIDTKYEENKWWVYLNGGRISTQTKTLDWVKEGTSRGAGEILLTSMNHDGTKNGFAVDITRKISENISTPIIASGGAGKLDDFYKIFEEGKADAALAASIFHYQEIEIPNLKCYLNQLHIPVRTKI from the coding sequence ATGTTGGCTAAACGTATTATCCCTTGTTTGGATATAAAAAATGGAAGAACAGTAAAAGGAGTAAATTTTAGATATTTAAAAGATGCTGGAGATCCAATAAAACTGGCTTGTTGGTATACAAAACAAGGAGCAGATGAATTAATATTTTTGGACATCACTGCGACAAATGAAAAACGTAAGACACTAATCAGTTTAGTAAAAGATATTTCTCGTCATATTAATATTCCTTTTACGGTTGGTGGAGGAATTAAAGAAGAAAAAGATGTTGAACTTTTGTTAAATGCAGGGGCAGATAAGATATCTATCAACACTGCTGCTTTTAAAAATCCGAATCTTTTAGAAAGTTTTTCTAAAAGATTCGGAAGTCAATGCATTGTTTTAGCTATTGACACTAAATATGAAGAAAATAAATGGTGGGTGTATTTAAATGGAGGAAGAATTTCTACTCAGACTAAAACTTTAGATTGGGTTAAGGAAGGAACTAGTAGAGGAGCAGGAGAGATATTACTGACTTCAATGAATCATGATGGAACAAAAAATGGATTCGCAGTAGATATTACTAGAAAAATATCCGAAAATATTTCTACGCCTATAATTGCTTCAGGTGGCGCTGGAAAATTAGATGATTTTTATAAAATCTTTGAAGAAGGAAAAGCTGATGCAGCTTTAGCCGCCAGTATATTCCATTATCAAGAAATAGAAATCCCTAATTTAAAATGTTATTTAAATCAACTTCATATACCTGTAAGAACTAAAATATAA
- a CDS encoding bifunctional nuclease family protein, which produces MDQFIRLTIRGISLSQIQSGIYILLLEEESGRIKLPIIIESLQAQSIAYALGKRDPSRSFTHDLFFSFAKEFHIRLKAVVIYKLINGIFFSYILFEGDHIREEGKQIEKKEHRIDSKTSDAVALAVRFQAPIYTTREIFDKAGIYFENGFPIDKENDTSETGIENTGFIFFKEKSQQDLENMTEKDLNALLNHAVVNECYELAARIKKELDRRE; this is translated from the coding sequence ATGGATCAATTTATTAGATTAACTATACGGGGAATATCCTTAAGTCAAATACAATCTGGTATATATATTTTGTTGCTTGAAGAAGAATCTGGAAGAATAAAACTTCCGATTATTATAGAGAGTTTGCAAGCACAGTCTATTGCTTATGCTTTAGGTAAAAGAGATCCATCAAGATCTTTTACACATGATTTATTTTTTTCTTTTGCAAAAGAATTTCATATCAGATTAAAAGCGGTAGTTATATATAAACTGATAAATGGAATATTTTTTTCTTATATCTTGTTCGAAGGTGATCACATAAGAGAAGAAGGAAAACAAATAGAAAAAAAAGAACATAGAATAGATTCAAAAACATCAGACGCCGTTGCTTTAGCAGTCCGATTTCAAGCTCCTATTTACACAACAAGGGAAATTTTTGATAAAGCTGGGATTTATTTTGAGAATGGATTTCCTATTGATAAAGAAAATGATACTTCTGAAACAGGAATAGAAAATACTGGTTTTATTTTTTTTAAGGAAAAGAGTCAGCAAGATTTAGAAAATATGACAGAAAAAGATTTAAATGCTTTATTAAATCATGCGGTAGTTAATGAGTGTTATGAACTTGCAGCACGAATAAAAAAAGAGTTAGACAGAAGAGAATAA
- a CDS encoding pyruvate dehydrogenase complex E1 component subunit beta — MKEKSFREVIAEAMSEEMRRDNTVYLMGEEVAQYDGAYKASKGMLKEFGPKRVIDTPISELGFSGIGIGSAMNGCRPIIEFMTFNFSLVAMDQIINNAAKIRYMSGGQWNIPIVFRGPTGSAGQLGATHSQSFESWYASCPGLKVVIPCNPYDAKGLLKSSIRDNNPVIFMESEQMYGDRMMIPDEEYIIPIGKADIKKKGTDISLVSFGKVMKIALDVAYKLDQENISVEVIDIRTIRPLDYESILISVKKTNRLVILEESWPFSSIASEISYFIQKKAFDYLDAPINRITLLDAPAPYAYNLVNNWFPDEKKIINVIKKTLYLNI; from the coding sequence ATGAAAGAGAAGAGTTTTCGTGAAGTTATAGCAGAAGCTATGAGTGAAGAAATGAGAAGAGATAATACTGTTTATCTCATGGGGGAAGAAGTGGCTCAATATGATGGAGCTTACAAAGCTTCTAAAGGAATGTTAAAAGAATTTGGACCAAAAAGAGTTATTGATACACCCATATCAGAATTAGGATTTTCTGGAATAGGCATAGGTTCTGCTATGAATGGATGTAGACCTATTATTGAATTCATGACTTTTAACTTTTCTTTAGTTGCCATGGATCAAATTATTAATAATGCAGCAAAAATACGTTATATGAGTGGAGGTCAATGGAATATTCCCATTGTTTTTAGAGGGCCCACTGGTTCTGCCGGACAATTAGGGGCTACACACTCTCAATCTTTTGAAAGTTGGTATGCAAGTTGTCCTGGATTAAAAGTAGTCATTCCATGTAATCCTTATGATGCGAAAGGTCTTTTGAAATCTTCTATTAGAGATAACAATCCAGTAATTTTTATGGAATCTGAACAAATGTATGGAGATAGAATGATGATTCCTGATGAAGAATATATTATACCCATTGGAAAAGCAGATATTAAAAAAAAAGGAACTGACATCAGTTTAGTATCTTTTGGTAAGGTTATGAAAATAGCTTTAGATGTAGCATATAAACTGGATCAAGAAAATATTAGTGTAGAGGTCATAGATATTCGAACCATTCGTCCGTTGGATTATGAATCTATTCTTATTTCTGTAAAAAAAACTAATCGTTTAGTTATTTTAGAAGAATCATGGCCTTTTTCATCTATTGCTTCTGAAATTTCATATTTTATACAAAAAAAAGCATTTGATTACCTTGATGCTCCTATTAACAGAATCACTTTGTTAGATGCTCCTGCTCCTTATGCTTATAATTTAGTGAACAACTGGTTTCCTGACGAAAAAAAAATAATCAATGTTATAAAAAAAACTCTTTATTTAAATATTTAA
- a CDS encoding dihydrofolate reductase has translation MKIIIIAAVSKNGFIGKNNQLMWHLPNDLKRFKNMTIGEIVIMGRKTFESIGKILPKRKNIILTRNKTNFLYLKNKKNVNIISSIKEIENLTYKKIFIIGGEKTYAYTIEKAHSIELTLVHEKFYGDTKFPKIDPKKWEKTYEFFYKKDKNHLFNYSFIKFERKK, from the coding sequence ATGAAAATAATTATAATTGCTGCTGTTTCAAAAAATGGATTTATAGGAAAAAATAATCAATTAATGTGGCATTTACCCAATGATTTAAAACGTTTTAAAAATATGACTATAGGGGAAATAGTTATAATGGGGAGAAAAACTTTTGAATCCATTGGAAAAATACTTCCAAAAAGAAAAAATATTATACTAACAAGAAATAAAACAAATTTTTTATACTTAAAAAATAAAAAAAATGTAAATATTATTTCTTCTATAAAAGAAATAGAGAATTTAACGTATAAAAAAATATTTATAATAGGAGGAGAAAAAACATATGCCTATACAATCGAAAAAGCACATTCTATAGAACTAACATTAGTTCATGAAAAATTTTATGGAGATACTAAATTCCCAAAAATTGATCCAAAAAAATGGGAAAAAACATATGAATTTTTTTATAAAAAAGATAAAAATCACTTATTTAATTACAGTTTCATTAAATTTGAAAGAAAAAAATAA
- the rsmA gene encoding 16S rRNA (adenine(1518)-N(6)/adenine(1519)-N(6))-dimethyltransferase RsmA: MHKLFFKKKFDQYFLKDQNIAKKIVNHLSFKNYNTVVEVGPGLGILTQYLLINPYRHLFFIEIDKQLISFLKKNFSISNNQIIHNDFLKWNPEEIKLHNFAIIGNFPYKISSKILFHILKYNQYIPECIGMFQKEVAKRITSHKGKKTYGILSVLIQTFYDAKYLFTVKKKVFFPVPNVESAVISLKRKNETIYCNQNMLFKCVKTAFNQRRKKLKNSLQLFKYVPNFHKIPFLNKRAEELSVKEFIQLTKEIEIRK, translated from the coding sequence ATGCATAAACTTTTTTTTAAAAAAAAATTCGATCAATATTTTTTAAAAGATCAAAATATAGCAAAAAAAATTGTAAATCATCTTTCTTTTAAAAATTACAATACAGTAGTAGAGGTAGGCCCTGGATTAGGGATTTTAACTCAATATCTATTGATTAATCCATATCGACATCTTTTTTTTATAGAAATTGATAAACAATTAATTTCTTTTTTAAAAAAAAATTTTTCGATTTCTAATAACCAAATCATTCATAATGATTTTTTGAAATGGAATCCAGAAGAAATAAAATTACATAATTTCGCAATTATTGGAAATTTCCCTTATAAAATTTCTTCTAAAATATTATTTCATATATTAAAATATAATCAATATATTCCAGAATGTATTGGAATGTTTCAAAAAGAAGTGGCAAAACGAATAACATCTCACAAAGGAAAAAAAACTTATGGAATTTTATCAGTATTAATTCAAACGTTTTATGATGCAAAATACCTTTTTACTGTAAAAAAAAAGGTATTTTTTCCTGTTCCTAATGTGGAATCTGCAGTAATATCTTTAAAAAGAAAAAATGAAACTATTTATTGCAATCAAAATATGTTATTTAAATGTGTTAAAACAGCTTTTAATCAAAGAAGAAAGAAATTAAAAAATTCTTTACAATTATTCAAATATGTTCCAAATTTTCATAAAATACCATTTTTAAATAAAAGAGCAGAAGAATTATCTGTGAAAGAGTTTATTCAATTAACAAAAGAAATAGAAATTAGGAAATGA
- a CDS encoding 7-carboxy-7-deazaguanine synthase QueE: MREISYPIKEFFYSIQGEGYHYGTAAYFIRFEGCNIRCSWCDTKESWNIKKEDFVTIDQIINNINHHHIKTIVITGGEPTMWNLHPLIKKLKKKGHRIHIETSGSYPIKEKYVDWVTISPKKIKLPLQENYKKINELKIIISDEDDFLFAEEQAYYVQTVTNCFLFLQPEWNNIFNVLPKIISYVKENPKWRISFQMHKILNVP; the protein is encoded by the coding sequence ATGAGAGAAATTAGTTATCCGATAAAAGAATTTTTTTATTCTATTCAAGGAGAAGGATATCATTATGGAACAGCTGCATATTTTATTCGTTTCGAAGGATGTAATATAAGATGTAGTTGGTGCGATACTAAAGAAAGTTGGAATATAAAAAAAGAAGACTTTGTTACAATTGATCAAATTATAAACAATATTAATCATCATCATATAAAAACTATTGTAATTACTGGAGGAGAACCTACTATGTGGAATTTACATCCTTTAATTAAAAAACTTAAAAAAAAAGGACATCGTATTCATATTGAAACTTCAGGTTCTTATCCTATTAAAGAAAAATATGTAGATTGGGTTACAATTTCTCCAAAAAAAATAAAACTCCCTCTACAAGAAAATTACAAAAAAATCAACGAATTAAAAATTATTATTTCAGATGAAGATGACTTTCTCTTTGCAGAAGAACAAGCCTATTATGTTCAGACTGTCACAAATTGTTTCTTGTTTTTACAGCCAGAGTGGAATAATATTTTTAACGTTCTTCCAAAAATAATTTCTTATGTTAAAGAAAATCCTAAATGGAGGATATCCTTTCAAATGCATAAAATATTAAATGTTCCTTAG
- the hisIE gene encoding bifunctional phosphoribosyl-AMP cyclohydrolase/phosphoribosyl-ATP diphosphatase HisIE — protein MINFKKELIPAIIQDSKTDKVLMLGYMNQEAYQKSIDEKKVTFYSRSKKRLWTKGEISKNYLLIKEILIDCDQDTLLIKATPTGPICHKGTDTCWKEINKNSNFLFYLENIISDRIKKKQENSYIYQLSKKGINRISQKLGEETVELIIESKDNNTNLFLNESADLLFHYLILLNKKGLKIQDVINILKNRHSKS, from the coding sequence ATGATAAATTTTAAAAAAGAATTGATTCCTGCAATTATTCAAGATTCGAAAACAGATAAGGTGTTAATGTTAGGTTATATGAATCAAGAAGCCTATCAAAAAAGTATTGATGAAAAAAAAGTGACTTTTTACAGCAGATCAAAAAAAAGATTATGGACAAAAGGAGAAATCAGTAAAAATTATCTTCTTATTAAAGAGATATTAATAGATTGTGACCAAGATACATTATTAATCAAAGCAACCCCAACAGGCCCTATTTGTCATAAAGGAACAGATACATGTTGGAAAGAAATAAATAAAAATAGTAATTTTTTATTTTATTTAGAAAATATAATATCGGATAGAATTAAAAAAAAACAAGAAAATTCTTATATATATCAATTATCAAAAAAAGGAATCAATAGAATATCTCAAAAATTAGGAGAAGAAACAGTGGAACTTATTATAGAATCTAAAGACAATAATACAAATTTATTTTTAAATGAATCTGCTGATTTACTTTTTCATTATCTTATTCTTTTAAATAAAAAAGGATTGAAAATACAAGATGTTATTAATATTTTGAAAAATAGGCATTCAAAATCCTAA
- the serS gene encoding serine--tRNA ligase: MLKTSFIRKNKEKVLLGLEKRNFKKLHLINEILILDEKKKITQNVINKILEKENFISRKIGKILSFNNNNDYQIKSLKEKSSFLKKERKNIDIKLKKICKILENKLNQIPNIPDEKVKKDFKKNDILFQEGETCSSIMNPVPHWELSKKFSLIDPNLGTKICGSGFTVYMGKGAKLQRSLIQYFLDKNIQASYKEYSLPYLINEKSGFSTGQIPDKENQMYFIEKDNFYLIPTGEIPIMNCYRDTILTDSDLPIKATTYTSCFRREAGSYGSKVRGLNRLHQFEKVEIIQITTPDSSSYFLEEMISHVKNILRSLNLPFRLIRLSATDLGFSSAITYDFEVYSMAQKKWLEVSSISNCTDFQSNRLHLKYKTITGNIKFCHTLNGSALALPRIMAALLENNQTKNKINIPKVLIPYTEFDHI, translated from the coding sequence ATGCTGAAAACCTCTTTTATACGAAAAAACAAAGAAAAAGTTTTATTGGGATTAGAAAAACGTAATTTTAAAAAATTACATTTAATAAATGAAATATTAATTTTGGATGAAAAAAAAAAAATCACTCAAAATGTTATAAATAAAATATTAGAAAAAGAAAATTTCATTTCAAGAAAAATAGGTAAAATTTTAAGTTTCAATAACAATAACGATTATCAAATAAAGTCTTTAAAAGAGAAATCTTCTTTTCTGAAAAAAGAAAGAAAAAATATTGATATTAAACTAAAAAAAATTTGCAAAATTTTAGAAAACAAATTGAATCAAATTCCTAACATCCCTGATGAAAAAGTAAAAAAAGATTTCAAAAAAAATGATATCCTTTTTCAGGAAGGAGAAACTTGTTCTTCTATTATGAACCCCGTCCCTCATTGGGAATTATCCAAAAAATTTAGTTTGATTGATCCTAATTTAGGAACAAAAATATGTGGTTCTGGTTTTACAGTTTATATGGGGAAAGGAGCTAAATTGCAAAGGAGTTTAATTCAATATTTTTTAGATAAAAATATACAAGCTTCGTATAAAGAATATAGTTTACCTTATCTTATTAATGAAAAATCTGGATTTTCTACTGGCCAAATTCCGGATAAAGAGAATCAAATGTACTTTATAGAAAAAGATAATTTTTATTTAATTCCCACTGGAGAAATTCCTATTATGAATTGTTATAGAGATACAATACTTACAGACTCAGATCTTCCTATTAAAGCCACTACTTACACTTCTTGTTTTAGAAGAGAAGCTGGTTCATATGGTTCAAAAGTTAGAGGTTTAAATAGGTTACATCAATTTGAAAAAGTGGAAATTATTCAAATAACTACCCCAGATTCTTCATCTTATTTTTTAGAAGAAATGATTTCACACGTAAAAAATATTTTAAGATCTTTAAACTTACCTTTTCGTTTGATTCGTTTAAGTGCTACAGATCTTGGATTTTCTTCTGCTATAACTTATGATTTTGAAGTTTATTCTATGGCACAAAAAAAATGGCTAGAAGTAAGTTCAATATCTAATTGTACTGATTTTCAATCTAATAGATTACATCTCAAATATAAGACTATTACAGGGAATATAAAATTCTGTCATACTCTTAATGGGAGTGCCTTAGCTTTGCCCAGAATTATGGCTGCTTTACTAGAAAATAATCAAACTAAAAATAAAATTAATATCCCTAAGGTTTTGATTCCTTATACAGAATTTGATCATATTTAA
- a CDS encoding bifunctional 5,10-methylenetetrahydrofolate dehydrogenase/5,10-methenyltetrahydrofolate cyclohydrolase, whose product MTTQLLNGNLLAKEIKNEISKIIKEKISNENKRMPHLGIILTGNNSSSITYVNNKIKECKNIGIQYSLRHLPINTLEDKLLEEIKKMNQNPYIDGFIVQLPLEKHINQDKIILSIDPKKDVDGFHPENFGKMALDMKAFFPATALGILTILERYKIKIYGKHTVIIGRSRIVGRPISILMSRKNYFGNSTVTITHSKTKNIEYYTKQADIIIVAVGIPKFLKGEMIKKGAVVIDVGIHNHEKKILGDVDFYSVYGRASYLTPVPGGIGPMTRVMLLKNTLMAALNNRNERN is encoded by the coding sequence ATGACGACTCAATTATTGAATGGAAATTTGTTAGCCAAAGAAATAAAAAATGAAATTTCCAAGATTATAAAAGAAAAAATATCAAATGAAAACAAGCGAATGCCTCATCTTGGTATTATTTTAACAGGAAATAACAGTTCTAGTATAACATATGTTAACAACAAAATTAAAGAATGTAAAAACATTGGAATTCAGTATTCTTTAAGACATTTACCTATAAATACTTTAGAAGATAAATTGTTAGAAGAAATAAAAAAAATGAACCAAAATCCATATATAGATGGTTTTATTGTACAATTACCTCTAGAAAAACACATAAATCAAGATAAAATCATTTTATCTATTGATCCAAAAAAAGATGTAGATGGATTTCATCCTGAAAATTTTGGAAAAATGGCTTTAGATATGAAAGCTTTTTTTCCTGCTACTGCGTTAGGAATTTTAACTATTTTAGAAAGATATAAAATTAAAATATATGGAAAACATACTGTAATAATAGGGAGAAGCAGGATAGTGGGTAGACCAATTAGCATATTGATGAGCAGAAAAAATTATTTTGGAAATAGTACGGTTACAATTACTCATAGTAAAACTAAAAATATAGAATATTACACTAAACAAGCCGACATTATCATAGTAGCTGTAGGGATACCAAAATTTCTTAAAGGAGAAATGATTAAAAAAGGAGCTGTTGTTATAGATGTAGGAATACATAATCATGAAAAAAAAATATTAGGAGATGTTGATTTCTATAGTGTTTATGGAAGAGCATCTTATTTGACTCCTGTTCCAGGAGGGATAGGTCCTATGACTCGTGTTATGTTGCTCAAAAATACTTTGATGGCAGCATTAAACAATAGAAATGAGAGAAATTAG